A window of Apium graveolens cultivar Ventura chromosome 8, ASM990537v1, whole genome shotgun sequence contains these coding sequences:
- the LOC141680123 gene encoding uncharacterized protein LOC141680123, giving the protein MDQLYALYDSAITGDVDAIAKLGICSTAATMSILDTGDNVSNHMELRIGMIFSSKENLIHVVNQFHIASHQEYYVTRSSELNWYVARRLREDGCEWKLKARLRNALGKFEIMETSGPHTCMSTTITQDHHNLSSYDILETIKDQIVADPRIKEKVLMTTAKSIFGYLPGRKKIGNAKQLVMDEVHGSWEGSYEDLPYLMEALQSFNVGTKVDWLFKESELGGHENLEEVTFKRLFWALKPCIDGFAYCRPVILIDGTHLNGPYLGVLLSVVAVDGFSHILTLAFAIVESENISS; this is encoded by the exons ATGGATCAATTATATGCTTTGTATGATTCTGCTATTACTGGAGATGTTGATGCAATTGCTAAATTGGGAAT ATGTAGCACCGCAGCGACAATG TCGATATTAGATACGGGAGATAATGTTTCAAACCATATGGAGTTGAGGATAGGGATGATATTTAGTTCAAAAGAAAATTTGATTCATGTGGTGAATCAATTTCATATAGCTAGCCATCAAGAGTATTATGTTACTAGATCAAGTGAGTTAAATTGGTATGTGGCACGTAGGTTGAGGGAAGATGGTTGTGAATGGAAGTTAAAGGCTAGGCTTCGGAATGCATTAGGTAAATTTGAAATTATGGAAACTTCCGGACCACACACATGTATGAGCACCACGATTACTCAAGACCACCATAACTTGTCCTCTTATGATATTTTGGAGACAATTAAGGATCAAATTGTGGCCGATCCTAGAATTAAAGAAAAAGTCTTAATGACAACGGCAAAAAGCATTTTTGGTTACCTTCCGGGTAGAAAGAAAATTGGAAATGCGAAGCAACTTGTAATGGATGAAGTACATGGGTCTTGGGAAGGTTCATATGAAGATCTTCCATATTTGATGGAAGCATTGCAATCATTCAATGTTGGTACGAAAGTTGATTGGCTTTTCAAAGAAAGTGAGTTGGGAGGACATGAGAATTTAGAG GAAGTCACGTTCAAGAGACTATTTTGGGCTTTGAAGCCTTGCATTGATGGATTTGCGTATTGTAGGCCAGTTATTCTAATAGACGGGACTCATCTTAATGGACCATATCTTGGGGTACTATTGAGTGTTGTGGCAGTGGATGGATTTAGTCACATTCTTACACTTGCTTTTGCTATTGTTGAATCTGAAAATATTTCTAGTTGA
- the LOC141680124 gene encoding serine/threonine-protein phosphatase 7 long form homolog: MRCRHLNPNKETIRLDRRMIPFLQSSGFHGVARLSALQLDWSLLSALVERWRPETHTFHLPMGEVTVTLQDVGVLLGLPIDGRALIADDIPGPGDALLELVASIFGCAPELSRLNGARIPLSFFTSLTPHYLSEDASLDEVRNRTRCCIHPMYLPFLRDLDTCGQYAWGAVVLAFLYRELCKGCKKGKEEVADCLLLLQLWAWERLPTLATIPTAMRLHYSPVWDGQLAPPYGDRWLFYLFFKWEPYSDIIDDLPAYYLTGRHIWRYRGPLLCIFIVETHVPDRVARQFGMVQSIPPVYST; the protein is encoded by the exons ATGAGATGTAGACACTTGAATCCTAACAAGGAAACTATTAGGTTGGACCGTCGTATGATACCATTTTTACAGTCTTCAGGGTTTCATGGTGTCGCTAGGCTTTCTGCATTACAACTTGATTGGAGTTTATTATCTGCTTTGGTGGAAAGATGGAGGCCGGAGACCCATACATTTCATCTACCTATGGGAGAGGTTACTGTTACTCTTCAGGATGTTGGTGTCCTTCTTGGTCTTCCTATTGATGGGCGTGCTCTTATTGCTGATGATATCCCCGGGCCTGGTGATGCTTTGCTTGAGTTAGTTGCTTCTATATTTGGTTGTGCGCCTGAGTTGAGTCGCCTTAATGGAGCCAGGATTCCGTTGTCTTTTTTCACATCTCTTACTCCACATTATCTATCAGAGGATGCATCATTAGATGAGGTTAGGAACCGGACCAGGT GTTGTATTCATCCGATGTATCTACCTTTTCTTCGAGACTTGGACACATGTGGACAGTATGCGTGGGGAGCTGTTGTCCTTGCATTTTTGTATAGGGAGCTATGTAAGGGATGCAAGAAAGGGAAAGAGGAGGTCGCTGACTGTCTTTTGTTGCTTCAGTTATGGGCATGGGAGAGGTTGCCTACTCTTGCTACGATTCCTACAGCTATGCGTTTACATTATTCTCCTGTTTGGGATGGTCAGCTTGCGCCACCATACGGAGACAG GTGGCTTTTCTATCTTTTTTTTAAATGGGAGCCTTATTCTGATATCATTGATGATTTGCCTGCTTATTATTTGACTGGTCGTCATATCTGGCGTTATCGTGGGCCTCTCCTCTGTATTTTTATTGTAGAGACTCATGTGCCTGACAGAGTTGCTCGTCAGTTTGGCATGGTTCAGTCTATTCCACCTGTCTATTCCACCTGA